One part of the Gammaproteobacteria bacterium genome encodes these proteins:
- the gloB gene encoding hydroxyacylglutathione hydrolase — MTTSVYPLRAFQDNYIWVLRHGRNAAVVDPGDAQPVLEHFKAEQLKLCDILITHHHGDHTGGLPELTHEFNVPVYGPAGSHIPYVSRELREGDMANLPALNLSFRVMEVPGHTLDQIAFYGNGWLFCGDTLFACGCGRLFEGTAAQLYASLQKFAALPRNTEVYCAHEYTLNNIRFARAVESDYAPLLQRETAEATKRARDEPTVPSTMQLELETNPFLRCADANFREMLRARKIIDNDDPVAAFAALRSWKDKF, encoded by the coding sequence ATGACGACTTCGGTTTATCCGCTGCGGGCGTTTCAGGACAACTACATCTGGGTGCTCCGCCACGGCCGGAACGCGGCCGTGGTCGATCCGGGCGACGCGCAGCCCGTGCTGGAGCACTTCAAGGCGGAACAGCTCAAGCTCTGCGATATCCTGATCACGCATCATCACGGCGATCACACCGGCGGCCTGCCGGAGTTGACCCATGAATTCAATGTGCCGGTGTACGGCCCGGCCGGTTCCCATATCCCCTATGTTTCCCGCGAGCTTCGGGAGGGCGACATGGCCAACCTGCCGGCTTTGAATCTGTCATTCCGTGTCATGGAAGTGCCCGGCCACACGCTGGATCAAATCGCCTTTTATGGAAATGGGTGGTTGTTCTGCGGCGATACGCTGTTCGCCTGTGGCTGCGGGAGATTGTTCGAGGGCACGGCGGCGCAGTTGTACGCCTCCCTGCAGAAGTTCGCCGCCCTGCCCAGAAACACCGAGGTTTACTGCGCCCATGAGTACACGCTGAATAACATCCGCTTCGCCAGGGCGGTGGAGAGCGATTACGCGCCGCTGCTGCAACGGGAGACCGCGGAGGCCACGAAACGCGCCAGGGACGAGCCCACCGTGCCCTCGACGATGCAGTTGGAACTGGAAACGAATCCCTTCCTGCGCTGCGCGGACGCGAACTTCCGGGAAATGCTGCGCGCCAGGAAAATTATCGACAACGATGACCCTGTGGCGGCATTTGCGGCGTTGCGATCCTGGAAGGATAAATTTTAG
- a CDS encoding EAL domain-containing protein, giving the protein MEQKQILRVIIIDDAPERAEELINWLRRGEYYIRPRFIPRAEELADLLRREVWDMLLVAGSRWPAEVSPCAAAIKSAKSDMVLMAVDDADRPAATEAIDTAIKAGAADIVPRRENRLMHSVNRSFRTVHERRTRRALKLALNTTEARCRNLILASPTAIACVSAGGHIVANTAWLQLFGYAWAEDLASVKLEDLIAPEERKQLQAALNTLNSDSGTPIVAELTGIRADKGTIKLNVEIESAFQENMPCLQVTASPRSSDAKTAPAPPPQVARPAPVTSAPPPQPAAPKAPAAASTPPPPAAAKGPDPFTSAAEACITVAAGGREQSALLCVEIVRWKQLQAAVGEAMKQVLTTLENLIKPHLSSRYPMTGIDEHTLAVLMPKTNASTAKEFATGLLQHVDEYTFKVGDRSLRVNTQIGIVRITDLYTAYADVLEDARQACRTGLLNGHRVEVFGEAFSETQRSLSLVGLESFIDRAIKEDRLSLVYQPLLGLKDDPQPMYEAFLRMRDETGANVPVAALFAAARVQDATSPLDHWIVDHAITILQNQTDNPALRLFIKLERESVKSESLLLAMARWLRERHVAANRLVIEVSEITLSQDPIYIRAFFSSLRKLGCGVAVEHFGIGLSAQKLLEGLPVDYIKIDAMLIAHMTQEQESANAVQAIVKHASGRGIATIAEWVKDAPTLMAVINAGIDYAQGVYVQEPSPVMDFDFASRSV; this is encoded by the coding sequence CCGGCGGAAGTATCGCCGTGCGCGGCGGCGATCAAGAGCGCCAAATCCGACATGGTGCTGATGGCCGTCGATGACGCCGACCGGCCGGCGGCGACCGAGGCCATCGATACCGCCATCAAGGCGGGCGCGGCGGACATTGTGCCGCGGCGCGAAAACCGGCTGATGCATTCGGTGAACCGGAGTTTCCGCACCGTGCACGAACGGCGCACTCGACGGGCGCTGAAACTCGCCCTGAACACGACCGAGGCGCGCTGCCGCAACCTGATCCTCGCGTCTCCGACCGCCATCGCCTGCGTGTCGGCCGGCGGACACATCGTCGCGAACACGGCCTGGCTGCAATTGTTCGGCTACGCGTGGGCGGAGGACCTGGCGTCGGTCAAACTGGAGGACTTGATCGCCCCCGAGGAGCGCAAACAACTGCAGGCCGCGCTGAACACCCTGAACAGCGACAGCGGCACGCCCATCGTGGCCGAGCTGACCGGCATTCGCGCCGACAAAGGCACGATCAAACTCAATGTCGAAATCGAATCCGCGTTTCAGGAAAACATGCCCTGCCTGCAGGTCACGGCGTCGCCGAGATCATCGGATGCGAAAACTGCTCCCGCCCCGCCGCCGCAGGTGGCCAGGCCGGCACCAGTGACGAGTGCGCCCCCGCCCCAGCCGGCAGCGCCCAAAGCCCCGGCGGCGGCAAGCACACCTCCGCCGCCCGCTGCCGCCAAAGGACCGGACCCATTCACAAGCGCAGCGGAGGCATGTATCACCGTGGCCGCAGGAGGACGGGAGCAAAGCGCGCTGCTATGCGTGGAGATCGTTCGCTGGAAACAGCTGCAGGCGGCGGTGGGCGAGGCCATGAAGCAGGTACTCACCACGCTTGAAAACCTGATCAAACCGCACCTGAGCAGTCGTTATCCCATGACCGGCATCGACGAGCACACGCTGGCCGTCCTGATGCCGAAGACCAACGCCTCCACGGCGAAGGAATTCGCGACCGGACTCCTGCAACATGTGGATGAATACACCTTCAAGGTCGGCGATCGCAGCCTGCGCGTGAACACGCAGATCGGCATCGTTCGCATCACGGATTTATACACCGCCTATGCGGACGTGCTTGAGGACGCCCGCCAGGCCTGCCGCACCGGCCTGCTCAACGGTCATCGCGTCGAGGTTTTTGGCGAGGCATTCTCCGAAACCCAGCGCAGCCTGTCGCTGGTCGGTCTGGAGTCCTTCATCGATCGCGCCATCAAGGAGGATCGCCTGAGCCTGGTCTACCAGCCGCTCCTGGGGCTGAAGGACGATCCGCAGCCCATGTACGAGGCCTTTCTGCGCATGCGGGACGAGACCGGCGCCAACGTGCCGGTGGCGGCGCTGTTCGCGGCGGCGCGCGTGCAGGACGCGACATCGCCGCTTGATCACTGGATCGTGGATCACGCCATCACCATCCTGCAAAACCAGACGGACAATCCGGCCCTGCGGCTGTTCATCAAGCTGGAGCGCGAATCGGTCAAGAGCGAATCGCTGCTGCTGGCCATGGCGCGATGGCTGCGCGAGCGGCATGTCGCCGCCAACCGGCTGGTGATCGAAGTCTCCGAGATCACCCTGTCGCAGGACCCGATCTATATCCGCGCATTTTTTTCCAGCCTGCGCAAACTCGGCTGTGGCGTGGCCGTCGAGCATTTCGGCATCGGCCTGAGCGCGCAAAAACTCCTGGAAGGTCTGCCGGTGGATTACATCAAGATCGACGCCATGTTGATCGCCCACATGACGCAGGAGCAGGAAAGCGCGAATGCCGTGCAAGCCATCGTGAAGCACGCGAGCGGGCGGGGCATCGCCACCATCGCCGAATGGGTGAAGGACGCCCCCACCCTGATGGCGGTCATCAACGCCGGCATCGACTACGCGCAGGGCGTCTACGTCCAGGAGCCGTCCCCGGTGATGGATTTCGACTTCGCTTCGCGCAGCGTCTGA